From the Cystobacter ferrugineus genome, the window GTGGAAGATGCAGAGTTCCCGTGTGCGGTACCAGCCGTCCTGGAAGAGGGGCTCGCCGTGCCAGGGGTGGCCGTCCTCGTCGAGATAGCCCTGGAAGGCGAAGGGGTGGCGGCACCAGAGCTCGCCAGCCGCGCCCGCCGGCTCTCCCGCGTCCTCCTCCAGGGGGCGGAGTTCGAGCCGCACGCCTGGCAGGGCCCGGCCCACGGACGTGGCCCGTGACTCCGCCTCGGCTTCCGGGTCGACGGCGGTGATGGCGCCGAGCTCGGTGCAGCCGTAGAGGTTGGCGATCCGGTGGAAGAGCGCCTCCGCGGAAGCGAACAGCTCGGGCGTCATCCGGTCTCCGGCGATGACGGCATGTCGGTAGTGGACGGGCACGGTGCGTCGCCGCAGCACCATGGCGCAGAGGTGGGGGGTGAGGAACGTCACCGTCGGGTGCGTGCGCTCCTCCCGCTCGAGGAAGCGGGGCAGGTTGGCGCCCTCCAGCAGATCGAGGTTCGCCCCCACGGCGAGCGCGGGCAGCACGGCCGCGCCCAGGCCGAACATGTGGGCCATGGGGACCGGCACGCAGACGCGATCGTCTTGCCGCAGGCGCAGCCGTTCGATGCAGTTGAGCGCATTGCCGAGCAGACCCTCGTGGGTGTGGACCACGAGCTTGGGGACGCCCAGGCTGCCCGAGGTGCGCAGGAAGATCCGCTCGGGCGCGCTGGCTTCACCCGCGGGTGGCGCGTGGGCGCCCGCGATGGGTGAGAGCTCCAGCAGGTGTTCGGGCTGGGGGAGTCCGTCGGGCTCCACCGTGGCCGAGCCGTGCACCCGGAGGAGCAGGGAGCAGAAGCGGGGAGGGGGTCTCTCCGCCCGCGTGGACGAGGGCAGGAGGGCGAAGCTCGTGCCGCCGCGCAACAGGGCCAGCAGCGTGAGCAGTCCTGGCACGGAGGTGGTGCACTCCAGGACCACGGGCGTGTCCCGGGTCACTCCCGAGCGCGCGAGGAACGCCTCCCATTGCGCGAGCCGTGCCTCGAGCTCCGCGTACGGCACGCGGAAGCGGCCATCGGTCAACGCGTTTCCCCGGTCCACGCCAACGGCGATCGCTTCGCGGATCAATCGAGCGATGCTGACAGGCTCAAGGGGAGACATGCGCTCGGGGGGAAGACAGGGGGCGTATTCCCCGGGAAATCTATAAACCCACCCGGGCGAACTCAAATGGCGAAACCTGATGAAATCAGGCAATCCCCTGGTGTCGTCCCCGGCCAGGGTGGGTGAGCCCGAGGGGGGGCTCGTCCCAGATGCCGTCCGAGGCGCTTTGTCCGAAGGGCTACAGACGCAGACCCGCGGGCAGGGTATCGCCCAGGGCGCGGGCCTCGTCGGCGGCCTCCAGGGCCACCACTTCGGTCACCATGCGCACCCAGGTATCGGCGGCCTTGGCGGCGCGCAGGGCCTCGGCGGTCCGCGCCCGGAGGTCGGGGGAGATGTCGCGCATGCGGTCTCCGGTGAAGCGCGCGAGCTGGGCCGCGGCGAACGGGGCGCCGTCGATGCGCGACAGGCCCAGCTCCAGCAACAGGGACAGCCAGGCCTCGGCCACCTCCACCGCCACCACCTTGTGGCCGCTGCCGTAGAGCGGCACGCGCGCGCCCAGCCGGCCGAGTGCCCAGGACCAGGGCCCGCTGCCCTTGTTCTCCGCCTTCAGCCGTTCCGCCATCCACCCGCCCAGCTCCGCCTTGTCCGCGGGCTCCAGGTGCTCGAGCGACGCCGCGGTGCGCACCATTTCATCCAGGCCCTCGGGCTGGATGCCCTTGGCCTTGCCGGAGGGCGTGGGGGCGTCCGGGGGGACTTTCCGGGCCAGGTGCGGCTTGAGGTAGTCGTACAGCTTGCGCTGCTGCGCCTCGCTCAGTCCGCCGGCGATGCGCCGCCACATCACCCAGAACTCCACCCAGACGGACTTCTCGGTGTGGTGCTGCACGAGCGGCTCGAAGAGGGAGAACGTCTGCTCGGCGCGCCAGTGGTCCAGGGGGTAGCCGAAGCCCGGGCGCAGGGTGTAGCCGGTGAGGCTGTAGAAGACGCGCTCGTGGTCCGCGGTGCGGCGGCGCTTGGCGGCTCCGGCGAAGAGCGCGCTCCACAGCTCGCGCAACACGGGCACGCGCCAGGTCTCCCGGGGGCCGAGCACCTTCTCCAGCGTGCGCGAGAGCTGCTTGATGTCCTTGGGCCCGACGGGCAGCGGCTTGTTGCCGTAGAGCCGGTCGACGTTGTCCTTGGCCTCGGCGAAGCGCGCCGGCATGGACTCGGTGACGGTGAGCTCGCGCTCGCCCGCGGTGCCCCGCAGCTCGAACTCCAGGCGCCAGCGCTCGTCGGCCACGTTGGACACGGCGAACAGCTCCAGCGTGCCAATCTCCGTGAGCCCCGAGCGCAGGTGCACGGGCACCAGGGCCGCCTTGCCCGCGGCGCCCTTGAGCACCGTGTGGATGGGGGGCAGGGGCTTGAGCTCCTCGGTGAGCGGCACCACGTCGCCCGGCTTGTCGATGCGGTCGCTCGTGGTGGAGTAGAGGGTGAACTGCACCGGCTGGCCCAGGGTGAGCGAGAAGGAGCGCTCGCCGATGTCGGCGTGCTGGCCCTCCTCGAAGCCGCGGGGGATGAGGCAGAGCACCGGCTGCTCCGAGCTGTCCGCCGGGCGCTGCAGGGCCACGTAGTACGCGCGCGCCGCGCCGCCGCCGATGCGCAGACCATGCCCGCGCCGCACGAGGCCGTAGTACGCCGCGCCCCGGGCCACGGCCAGCTCCAGGGACTCGTGCCGCAGCAGGCGGATGCGCGGCGCCCCGGGCCACCAGGCGCTCACCGCGTCCACCAGGCGCTCGGCCAGCCGCGGCGAGTTGAAGACACCGCCATTGAGGAGGATGGCGTCCGGGCGGGGCAGGGCGCCTTGCGCGGGAGCGGACTCCCCGAGCGCGGTGAAGCCCGCGGCGGCGTGCTGCGCGAGGAAGGCGGCCAGGTGCCGGGTGATGGCGGCGTCCTGGGCGTAGGGCAGGCCCAGCTCCTGGAGCGCCATGCGCGCGGCGCGCCGGGGCCGCTCCTGGGCGTCCACC encodes:
- a CDS encoding class I adenylate-forming enzyme family protein; the encoded protein is MIREAIAVGVDRGNALTDGRFRVPYAELEARLAQWEAFLARSGVTRDTPVVLECTTSVPGLLTLLALLRGGTSFALLPSSTRAERPPPRFCSLLLRVHGSATVEPDGLPQPEHLLELSPIAGAHAPPAGEASAPERIFLRTSGSLGVPKLVVHTHEGLLGNALNCIERLRLRQDDRVCVPVPMAHMFGLGAAVLPALAVGANLDLLEGANLPRFLEREERTHPTVTFLTPHLCAMVLRRRTVPVHYRHAVIAGDRMTPELFASAEALFHRIANLYGCTELGAITAVDPEAEAESRATSVGRALPGVRLELRPLEEDAGEPAGAAGELWCRHPFAFQGYLDEDGHPWHGEPLFQDGWYRTRELCIFHAEGALEVLGRTDLGVKRDGRLLMLTDIESAVERVPGVERAIAVLGLEGFRGRRLIVFCVPREGQPLEPARVRTACLDLMPGYALPDEIRLLSALPLLPSGKVDRQALRALAMTSPSALQQGRRP
- a CDS encoding Hsp70 family protein yields the protein MHIVGIDLGTTHCAVASVDPTKGPTAPVEDFPVPQLVRQGEVSARPLLPSCVYVPAGHELAEGALRLPWGDGGPQVVGEFARWQGARVPGRVVTSAKSWLCHPGVDRSAPILPWGAPADVAKLSPVEASALLLSHIAQAWNHAHPDRPLSQQEVVITVPASFDEAARALTVSAARRAGLEKFTLLEEPQAAFYDYTARHRKDLGKSLEEVRLVLVVDVGGGTTDFTLVHAGVSPEGPMLRRLAVGEHLMLGGDNMDAALARRLEEKLFPDGNRRLSATQWTQALQAARTAKETLLGATPPERHGVSLVAGGSKLLGGSLSTELTREEAEALVLEGFFPQVDAQERPRRAARMALQELGLPYAQDAAITRHLAAFLAQHAAAGFTALGESAPAQGALPRPDAILLNGGVFNSPRLAERLVDAVSAWWPGAPRIRLLRHESLELAVARGAAYYGLVRRGHGLRIGGGAARAYYVALQRPADSSEQPVLCLIPRGFEEGQHADIGERSFSLTLGQPVQFTLYSTTSDRIDKPGDVVPLTEELKPLPPIHTVLKGAAGKAALVPVHLRSGLTEIGTLELFAVSNVADERWRLEFELRGTAGERELTVTESMPARFAEAKDNVDRLYGNKPLPVGPKDIKQLSRTLEKVLGPRETWRVPVLRELWSALFAGAAKRRRTADHERVFYSLTGYTLRPGFGYPLDHWRAEQTFSLFEPLVQHHTEKSVWVEFWVMWRRIAGGLSEAQQRKLYDYLKPHLARKVPPDAPTPSGKAKGIQPEGLDEMVRTAASLEHLEPADKAELGGWMAERLKAENKGSGPWSWALGRLGARVPLYGSGHKVVAVEVAEAWLSLLLELGLSRIDGAPFAAAQLARFTGDRMRDISPDLRARTAEALRAAKAADTWVRMVTEVVALEAADEARALGDTLPAGLRL